From a region of the Hippopotamus amphibius kiboko isolate mHipAmp2 chromosome 3, mHipAmp2.hap2, whole genome shotgun sequence genome:
- the LOC130850183 gene encoding olfactory receptor 4P4-like, translating to MENQRNISEFIFMGLSSDQNIQIFCFVLFLFCYVALLVGNLLILVSIQCSPLFHQATYYFLSHLPSMDICYTSCVTPKLISDLLLGRKTISYGNCMLQVFSLHFLGMIEICILTVMAFDCCVAICKPLHYMVIMNSTRCNLLLLAAWAGGAVHSFSQFSMVINLPFCGPNEIDHYYCDIFPLLKVACTDTYITGILVVANSGMVALVTFILLFGSYVIILFTLRNHSAEGRCKALSTCGSHITVVVLFFGPSIFAYLRPPTTFPEDKIFSLFYTIIVPMFNPLIYTLRNTEMKKAIRKVWCQKIFYEEKYS from the coding sequence ATGGAAAATCAGAGGAATATATCAGAATTCATTTTTATGGGGCTTTCATCTGACCAGAACATACAGATATTTTGCTTTGTGCTCTTCTTATTTTGTTATGTTGCCCTGTTGGTTGGAAACCTTCTGATCCTTGTCTCCATCCAATGCAGCCCTCTTTTTCACCAGGCAACGTACTATTTCCTCAGCCACTTACCTTCTATGGACATCTGCTATACCTCCTGTGTGACACCTAAACTAATCAGTGACCTGCTCCTGGGAAGGAAAACCATCTCTTATGGTAATTGCATGTTACAGGTCTTTTCCTTGCACTTCTTAGGAATGATTGAAATCTGCATCCTTACAGTCATGGCCTTTGACTGTTGTGttgccatctgcaagcctctCCACTACATGGTTATCATGAACAGCACAAGGTGCAATCTCCTCCTCTTGGCTGCTTGGGCTGGTGGGGCTGTCCATTCCTTTTCTCAGTTCTCTATGGTAATTAATTTGCccttctgtggccccaatgaAATTGATCACTATTATTgtgatatttttcctttgctgaaaGTTGCCTGTACTGATACCTACATCACTGGTATCCTGGTGGTTGCCAATTCAGGAATGGTTGCCTTGGTAACCTTTATACTCTTGTTTGGGTCTTATGTCATTATATTATTCACCTTAAGAAATCACTCAGCTGAAGGAAGGTGCAAAGCCCTGTCTACCTGTGGATCTCACATCACTGTGGTTGTCTTATTTTTTGGGCCTTCCATCTTTGCCTACCTCAGACCCCCTACCACTTTCCCTGaggacaaaatattttctttattttacactaTCATTGTTCCAATGTTCAATCCCTTAATCTACACCCTGAGAAATACAGAGATGAAAAAGGCCATAAGAAAGGTTTGGTGtcaaaagatattttatgaagaaaaatatagttga
- the LOC130850148 gene encoding olfactory receptor 4P4-like, protein MESQMNISEFIFLGLSYNQNIQIFCFVLFLFCYVAILVGNLLILVSILCSVLFHQPMYYFLSHLSSIDICYTSCVTPKLIGDLLLGRKTISYGNCMLQVFSLHFLGMIEICILTVMAFDCCVAICKPLHYMVIMNRTRCNLLLLAAWAGGAVHSFSQFSMVINLPFCGPNEIDHYYCDIFPLLKVACTDTYITGILVVANSGMVALVTFILLFGSYVIVLFTLRNHSAEGRCKALSTCGSHITVVVLFFGPSIFAYLRPPTTFPEDKIFSLFYTIIVPMFNPLIYTLRNTEMKKAMRKIWCQKIFLEEKHS, encoded by the coding sequence ATGGAAAGTCAGATGAACatctcagaatttattttcttgggACTTTCCTATAACCAGAACATACAAATATTTTGCTTTGTGCTCTTCTTATTTTGTTATGTTGCCATCTTGGTGGGAAACCTTCTGATCCTTGTCTCCATCCTATGCAGTGTTCTTTTTCACCAGCCAATGTACTATTTCCTCAGCCACTTATCCTCCATAGACATCTGCTATACCTCCTGTGTGACACCCAAGCTGATCGGCGACCTGCTCCTGGGAAGGAAAACCATCTCTTATGGTAACTGCATGTTACAGGTCTTTTCCTTGCACTTCTTAGGAATGATTGAAATCTGCATCCTTACAGTCATGGCCTTTGACTGTTGTGttgccatctgcaagcctctCCACTACATGGTTATCATGAACAGGACAAGGTGCAATCTCCTCCTCTTGGCTGCTTGGGCTGGTGGGGCTGTCCATTCCTTTTCTCAGTTCTCTATGGTAATCAATTTGCccttctgtggccccaatgaAATTGATCACTATTATTgtgatatttttcctttgctgaaaGTTGCCTGTACTGATACCTACATCACTGGTATCCTGGTGGTTGCCAATTCAGGAATGGTTGCCTTGGTAACCTTTATACTCTTGTTTGGGTCTTATGTCATTGTATTATTCACCTTAAGAAATCACTCAGCTGAAGGAAGGTGCAAAGCCCTGTCTACCTGTGGATCTCACATCACTGTGGTTGTCTTATTTTTTGGGCCTTCCATCTTTGCCTACCTCAGACCCCCTACCACTTTCCCTGaggacaaaatattttctttattttacactaTCATTGTTCCAATGTTCAATCCCTTAATCTACACCCTGAGaaacacagagatgaaaaaggCCATGAGAAAGATTTGGTgtcaaaagatatttttagaagaaaaacatagTTGA
- the LOC130850235 gene encoding LOW QUALITY PROTEIN: olfactory receptor 4P4-like (The sequence of the model RefSeq protein was modified relative to this genomic sequence to represent the inferred CDS: deleted 1 base in 1 codon) — MEKSNNVTVFILLGLSKNKNTEILCFILFLFCYIAIYIGNVLIMVSITCSRLTEQPMHFFLNYLSLSDLCYTSTVTPKLITGLLAERKIISYSSCMTQLFTTHFFGSIEIFIFTGMPYDHCVAICKPLHYTIIMSRWRCNAIIIACCTGGFTHSASQFLLTIFLPFCGLNEIDHYFCDVYPLLKLACSNTHIIGLLVIANSGLIALVTFVILMVSFFFIWYSIRAYSAESHSNALSTCSSHITVIVLFFVPALFIYIRPATTFPEDKTFALFYTIIAPIFNPLIYTLRNMEMKNALRKVWCQHILLESKQLF; from the exons ATGGAAAAAAGCAATAATGTCACTGTATTTATTCTCTTGGGACTTTCCAAAAACAAGAACACTGAAATCCTTTGcttcatcttatttttattttgctacatTGCTATTTACATAGGAAACGTGCTCATCATGGTTTCTATCACATGCAGTCGGCTAACTGAGCAACCCATGCACTTTTTCCTTAATTACCTCTCACTTTCTGACCTTTGCTACACGTCTACTGTGACACCCAAACTGATAACCGGCTTATTGGCAGAAAGGAAGATCATTTCCTATAGTAGCTGCATGACACAGCTCTTTACCACCCATTTCTTTGGAAGCATTGAGATCTTTATCTTCACAGGGATGCCCTATGACCACTgtgtggccatctgtaagcccctGCATTACACCATCATCATGAGCAGATGGAGGTGTAATGCAATCATCATAGCTTGTTGTACAGGGGGATTTACACACTCTGCTAGTCAGTTTCTTCTCACCATCTTCTTACCATTCTGTGGTCTCAATGAGATAGACCACTACTTTTGTGATGTGTATCCTTTGCTGAAATTGGCCTGTTCAAATACACACATCATAGGTCTCTTAGTCATTGCAAATTCAGGCCTAATTGCTTTGGTGACCTTTGTTATCttgatggtgtct tttttttttatatggtaCAGCATCAGGGCATATTCTGCAGAGAGCCACAGTAACGCTCTCTCCACTTGCAGTTCTCATATCACAGTCATAGTCCTGTTTTTTGTACCTGCATTATTCATTTACATTAGACCAGCCACAACTTTCCCAGAAGATAAAACATTTGCTCTTTTTTACACCATCATTGCCCCTATATTCAACCCTCTGATCTACACGCTGAGAAACATGGAGATGAAGAATGCCTTGAGGAAAGTTTGGTGTCAGCATATACTCCTGGAAAGCAAGCAACTTTTCTGA